DNA sequence from the Coturnix japonica isolate 7356 chromosome 3, Coturnix japonica 2.1, whole genome shotgun sequence genome:
gaaataaaactgaaggcAGTTGCAGCAGACCTGGGTCTTCCCCTCCTGGCTGCGTACCCTGACCTCTCTGGATTACTTAGCTGGGTCTTGGCATTCCTGCTTCCTTGGCCAAGGATTTTGTAGACTCTTGGGTACCTTacagctctgcttcagcatGACAGGTTTCAGGAGCCTGCAAACTCATGCTAAATGCTGATTTCCTTATCTAAAAGAGATAAAAACTTAACATATGAAATGTAAATGCAGCTAGGCCCTCTTTCATGTCTACTATAAGATTAAGTTATTTTCTGCACCAGCTCACaaactgaaaaaaggaaatggtggGAGGAGGGCTACAGAGGCCTTGCAGCAGCTAGCAAAAACTCCTGAAAGAGTTGAAAACAAAccatcacacagcagcttcCATCAGCTCTGACGTGAGAAGCCCCTCAGTGCAGCGGGAATGATGGACCCAGGCTGGCATTTGCACAAGTGTTAGCAGTTTTCAACTCCTAAAGAGCACCTGCTATATAATTCCTTGATATGGAGGAAGGACATAACTCTGCTGTCCTTGCCAGAAGtcagaacatttttgtttcttctctttctgctctgtttgcgGACAGGCGGCGTTCAGCAAATTGCCTGCCTTGCATTTGGGCTGAGTGAGTCAGaatgttctctttctctgagaacagtgaagtttctcttttctttgcatgtGATTACCTAAAACATATGTAGTCCATGGTGTTTTCCTGGCATCAGGTGACCTTGTTTGCACCCTTAATGGCTTCAATAGGGGTTTGTTTGCCAGGGTTTAGGAAGGAGTTAGTAAGAGGCAGCCCTGTGATTAGAAATTCCATGATCTGAGAGGATGCACGTTTGACTAGCTAGTGTAAACCAGAGTAATGATGTGCTCTCTGTACTTATCAGAAAGTTCAGATTTGATAGAAATCAATGACAGAAATAGGTGTTGTGTTCCTGGGTGTCTGTAAAAGTTCTTGCTAACCTGTACTGCAGAGTTTGGTTTAAAACTGTACAATAGTGGCTTTGATTAATAATGCTTTATTAGTTATAAACATAGACTTAGTGAATAAATCCTATTTATTCTGTTGAATGGCTCCCCATGCCTACATAAAACTATTTCAGAAATTATAAAGCTACtataatatttttctgcattataAGCTTTGAGTTGCTAGCTCTGTCAGCATTACAGAATTCCTTTATAGGATTTCTACTCAGAGCCATCCTTGACGTGAAAAGGAAGTTGTCTTTTAACTTGCATTTTGTGATGAGAAAGTGTAGGTGTGGTAAGACAGAGTTTCGCTAAGAAAGGGGTGGGGGAAAATGTGCATCTCTCTTTTTGATGGATTTATACCTTCCTCTTCCATGTCAGGGTAAGATAAATGAAACTGGAGAGGTGATATCCCTGCTGGAAAGGACTGAACTTCTTCCCTGCAGGACAGTAGAGATGGAGCATTTACTTTGTGTTCCTGCATATAGAAAAGAAGTAGAAGAGACTGTCTGAGGAGTGTTGGTATAATGCATCCTCTGTCTTTTTCTAGAGGATGTAGCCTTGTAACTCCTGTTTTATTCCCTCCCTTCTCTATCTAAAACACACAACAGTGGGCATATGTTTTTTTATCTACTACTGAAAAGCAGCCGTCAGTGCAGAATAACATGAGAACAGTTTGGGAGGAAACATGGAACACTGCGTTCAAGTGAAACTAATTACCTGATTAGAGTTTGGCCTGGCTGTGGTGGTTGACATCCAATGGTCTTGGCGACAATAACTGTGATGAAATCCAAGTCTAGTCTTGATTCATTTGAAGGATCTGGACAAACCCTCTCGACTTGCATGCTGAATGCTAAGCAGTGCAAAAATAGGCCACTGATTTAAAGAACCCATGGCTACCATGGATGTCAGTGAGCATACTTACAGGCAAATTTGCTTATTTGGGTTTTAGAaactcttgtttctttttcaagcatGAAGTCTGATGATATTTTATGTTTGCATCAGAGCATCTTCCACTCACAGCTTTAGGATAAgcactttcctttccttcagcatttccaACTTCTCGTAAAATTTAGTCAAAGTCAGACTTGGAGATCTTATAAACTTAGAAAATTACCTAAAAGATATCCCACTTATTCTGCTACTGTTCCTCCTCTTTATCTCTCCAGAGCTTAAATACCTGTTAGCTCTGCCATGTTGTCTTGAATCTTCACCACAAACTCATTTTTTATCTGTTGGTGTCtttatttggaaaatgctgtgttttcatgaTAGGACTAATGCAAAATCTCAAATGTCTACAGTGTTAGATATATCTATATTTATTGGTGTGatagtatttgttttcttggcaTCATTctaaagcaggggaaaaaaaaagaaaaaaaaaaaagcactactTGGAAGGATTTGAAACTGTACTGGGAAAAGAGGGATGGCCCTTTCATCTACATACTGTTCCATAAATACTGTCCTTTGAGAACAAAGGTAAGTAGAGCACTTTTAGAAAGAGTTGAACTGTGCCTACTTCTGAATGGAAAGCTTCTGGGCTGCACCCACTTCTGGCACCCTGGAAATAttctgctctcccttccctgGGACAACAAAATTAAGTAAACTATTAAATGAGTTGTGAATGTTGGCTTGATGAGGAAATTCACTACTTCTCCTCAGAAGTAGTGCACACTTAGATGAATTACTAAACTGATTCAACAAGTTGTTGATGAAGATCCAGGAGCTGCTAAGATAGATAGATATGCTCCACAGAACAAGAAATTCCAATATTCAAGtattggaaaaaatacttttgccAATTGGCTACTTATTTTAACTTACCAACTGGCTTGTGCTCTAACCTATTCCTCAACATCTAAAGTAAATACTGAACTCTCTCCCAACATCTAAAGTAAGTATTGAACTCTCTCCCATTTACAAACCTTCTCAAGCTATTTGCCTAGGAAACCTTGCAGTCCCCTGTGTTGTATTTAAGCATTTCCTCCTGTTGGAAGAATAAATCTATCAAGTTTTCAGCCTTCTACTAAAACAGTGTTTAAGGGCTGTGTGTTCCATAAGTCCCCCgaaaacatcagaaacaatACAAAATGATAATAATACACCTTTGGACACCTCTCACTCCTCTGTGTGGAACAGGGCTAGGTAGGGACTTTAGATCTGAAGAGGCAAATGGGAGTTCACCTTGTGTAACATACtattctcttccctctccccagcCTCCACAAATGAGCTGTCACTGTGTTGGCAGGACTCTGCTGAGCCTTTTCTAGCCAGGAATTTGCCCAGCTGTTTGGCCCGGGATTTCACAGAGACGAAGGAAACCTTTCTGGCTGAAGCTTCTGTAGAGTCAGTGGTTCAGTGATCAAAGGAGCAGCTTCCCTACgggggaaagaggagagggGCATTTCAACAGGGCCTGACCTCTGTGTGATAAATGCTCACCCTAGAATATACCTAATCTCTTAGGAAAAGTGGTGGGATTACAAAGGCAGTAAGGTTTCAACACTTTGTGGTTTGAAAATGCGTCTCTTCTAACAGCTACTTGTATTGCCATTTCAGGATGATTTGGAAATTTGCCGTGTCCGTCTTTTTGATGGCAGCACTGGCTAGAGTAGCAGACAGCAGGAAGAACCGCCCGGCGGGAGCAATCCCGTCCCCCtacaaggacagcagcagcaacaactcGGAGCggaggcagcagctgaacaAGGAGGTGCTGGCCTCCAGCCAGGAGGCCCTCGTGGTCACTGAGCGGAAGTATCTCAAGAGCGACTGGTGCAAGACGCAACCCTTGCGGCAGACTGTCAGTGAGGAAGGCTGCATAAGCCGCACCATTATCAACCGCTTCTGCTATGGGCAGTGCAACTCCTTCTACATACCACGGCATgtgaagaaggaggaggagtCCTTCCAGTCCTGCGCTTTCTGCAAGCCACACAAGGTGACCTCCTCGACTGTGCAGCTGGAGTGCCCCGAGCTGGACCCACCATTCCGACTCAAGAAAATTCAGAAGGTGAAGCAGTGCCGGTGCATGTCTGTGAATCTGAACAACTCGGGCAAGATGTGAGAACAGTCGtgtggctgctgcttgctgttgtCCTGTTGTCCCCATCAAACTTCCCTCTGCATCTCCTCTCCATTGGGCAGAGTGCctgttttcttggtttgtttgtttttttccctgtttgtttttatttcgGGAGGCATCTCTCCAGCAAGGAAAGGCTCCTTGTCACGTACCTACTGGAATAAAGCTTTATAATGGACTGTGTTATGCACTTCACCATCAGGTTCATTTTATGTCCGGTATCATCTGACAGTTGAATCTTACAGGGCTGAGCAGGCTCCTGAAGTTGAGACTGTGCATCTAAGTGACCAGTTGGCTGAATGCAGCATTAAATGTTTCCACTGTGTGGAGTAAAGCTGTCTGCCCTACACTCCAGCTCCCTCCACCAGATGAGACGTCTTCTCGCTAAGCTGTTCTGGAGCTTGATGCTGTCACCACGATATGCTGGGTTCTGCCCAAATCTGGGTGAGACGGACTAGGGAGAACTACAAAGAGTAACATACAAAAAGAGACTCTCTGATGAGGCTCAGCTTCTTGAGACACCTCTCATTGTGCAATGATAAACTGTTCCAAGCTTGTGGTTTGAACTGCAGATAAGAGCTGAAGGGGAGAGGGTGAAACGTCAGGTCAGCTGCTGTGATCACATCAGCAGACTGAAGAAGGATTCTTAAGCTGTGGTGGCTGGAATATACAGAACATGTGGtctctgcagcagtgtttgttttgtaacttaGCTATAGTAAACAGCTGCTTAAAGTATTATAGACCTAGCcatgtatatttttcttgtgaCAGAATATGTCGGAGATTAAAATGTGGTGAGTAAGAGACTTGGTTGCTAGGTCAGCTGCCTGGCTTAAAATGGATGCATTTTAACTGGGCTTTTGGTACGTTAATGTGTTAGATTTATGCCTGTTTCTTACTCCAAGAAGGACAACATCCATTTATTACCTTATATTTATGCCTGCACAGACTGGAGAAGGTGGAAGGTAATTGGAGAGGAGCTGAGAACACTAGTAGCGTTTCACTTAAGGTATAAAAGCATTgtcaaacaaagaacaaaatttgGCCATTGCTGGACCAAATGCAAAAGCTGCCTTATTGTTTAGTGTCATCAGGTACTGGAAGTGAAATCTCTCCCATGATTGGAAACCAGGAGAAAGTGTTGATGTTAAAGGACAAACCCatcactcagtgctgtgggAATGGGTCACAGTTGTGCAAGCAGGGAGAAAGTCAGTGCTAATCACTGGTGGCCCATCGAGTGTTTCGGTTCTACATAATCCACGGTGGTGAACACTTTGCAGTTCATGCTGATCATACTGTGTTGTTATTCGCTTGGTGGAGTTTAGCATGTTCTGTGTATCCTGTTTGTTCCAGTTCTGATCTGTATTAGTACCGGCTGCATTAAGATCATAAGATGTCTAAAAAGAAATCAGCCCCTTCCCCCAGATTGAAGCCCATGCATGCTCAGTCATCTGAAGCTTACTAATTAACAATGACAAGTCGACTCCCTGATGCATGTCTTAGGGTTCAGGATCTGCATCTGCTGATAACAGCTTGCTGCAGGAACCCTTTCCTTCCAGATTGCTTATGTACAGCCACTTCAAGGGGTTAATGTGTTTAGGACTCTGGCCAGCCAAGAGTTCAGTGCCACATTATGTGAGACTGGCTGCTCTAAGAGGCTTTTGGGACTGAGCTCCACAAGAGCTTACCAAGCAGTTTATGGGGATTGGCACGGGCAGGATGAGGTTGGTCAGGTGTGTTAGCCCTATTACGTGAGCAGttatgtgttttcttctgtgatttttcagaaacacagagtgAGACCCCTCacagttgtttttcagaagctgGCATTGCTACACTAACAGCATCATGCCAACCCCTAAATGGGCAGTGTTCATTCCAGGCTTGATATTGTTAATGTGAGTGGGGGGCAAAGTGAAGAAAACGAATCCATTGTGACTCCAGTGATCTCAGACTCCACTTGGAAGAAACAAACCGAAAGTCAGTCATTTTGGATGAGAGAGTGAAAAAAGCACCATGGTAACTTCAGTTAGGAATAATGTGCAAGAATCTTTATCTTTAAGCTATGCCCTGCCTGGGGTTTTCATCAGTTTGCAATATGACTATGCTGCAGCTTAAAGTTCCTTCTAGGAGCTGTGTTTATGTAAAAACTGAGTTGAGCTTGTAATGgttaaaactgtatttaattcttgttttataaatgaaaacaaataatgaagaaatgtttaagtataatgtaattattttatagGTCTACTATTAAATTATAGATTAAATAATAAAGCTACTCTAGGGTTATACGGCATCCAGACGTACAGGCTTTGCTTCAACACTTTGTGTCCAGCTACTTTTTAATCAGTCTGTTTTCCAGCTTCCTTCTGACCATATGAGACACAGGTAAATGGATTGCCCTGACAGGCTGGGGAAGCCCAGCTGCTTTTCCCCCATACACTCCCTCACTATTCTACCTACTATACTGCCACTGGCTTTTTTGGTTTAAATGACAAGAAAGCAACCAAAGTTCCACAACTGGCTGAAATGCTGGCATTTAAATTAAGAGAAGCATCTATCATCTCGACCTCAGTGGTTTTGCTTAAAATGTAGGTGGATCCTTACGTAATAGGCACCAACCTAcacatagaaataaatacatctgtGAAGACATGGAG
Encoded proteins:
- the GREM2 gene encoding gremlin-2; this encodes MIWKFAVSVFLMAALARVADSRKNRPAGAIPSPYKDSSSNNSERRQQLNKEVLASSQEALVVTERKYLKSDWCKTQPLRQTVSEEGCISRTIINRFCYGQCNSFYIPRHVKKEEESFQSCAFCKPHKVTSSTVQLECPELDPPFRLKKIQKVKQCRCMSVNLNNSGKM